TCAGGAGCTTTTAGCTCAAAACGTCAGTGTCGTCTTCCACTCTGCCGCCACGCTAGACTTCTTTCAATCTTTAAAAGAGACCACAAACATTAATTTGTTAGGTACCCGTCGTGTTatggaattgtgcaaaaaaCTTCCAAAACTGGAGGTAAGTTCTTTCTTATTGTTCTCAAaccaataaaagttaaaattgtgtgtttttattttaggctCTTGTTCACGTATCTAGTGCTTTTGTGAATTCGTTCCTACTTGATACTGAAGAAATTCTTTATCCGGCTCCAGACGATCCAGAAAAGATAATTCATTTGGCACAAACATTAAGCGATGAAGCTTTGAAAGAACTGGAACCAAagtaattaaaagaaataaaaaatatatatgtatatgggtatattaaatttaatttatgtttatatatagGCTTTTAAAGGATCATCCTAATACTTAtacttttacaaaacatttgGCTGAACATGAGGTTGACAAATCCGCTAAGAGCTTTCCATGTGGCATCGTTAGACCGAGCATGAGTAAGTGCCTTGTAAATATTtgatagttattttattttgtttaataaaaaacgtacatttttacaattttagttACGGCTGCATGGAAGCAACCTGTTCCCGGTTGGACAATTTCGAAAAATGGGCCCCAAGGATTTTTCATGGGTGCGTCAAAAGGTGTTATTCGCCGTTTGCCTCTAGATCCATCATTGATTATGGACTACATCCCTGTTGATGTTGTAGTCAACCAGATACTGGTCACTGGATACTATGTCAATAGTCTCAAGTATGTAAATTACGTccataaattaaacttttataataCTTTACCGATAAAAAGTGTAATTTACACACTCTTATTACTTATTATCTTATATATGCATTACGTCGGCCTTTCACGACAGAAAATAACTGCACAAATTGACTTgagcaaaaaatataattaaaacaacattaatTAAGCGCCAAACCCCAATCTTTTGTATATGGTGATTATGTCGTGAATATCGGAATTTAGAGAAAGGATTTGCATATAATTCATCAATatgaattatatatatattatatatatataatattatgtatgtcaatagcatacaaaatttgatagcATCAGCGCAAAATCGCAATAGTCTGGTCAATTTAGACTTAAAAATAATggtcaaataacaaaaattccgACAGAGCCAAATTTTGGTGGAGACCCTTGGTTAACCctaagaaaaaagaatttccaTTTATAAATATGAGGATAACATAAATATAATACATACAAAAGCCATTGgcctttttgaaaataaagttaataactacaaaaataacataCATAACCTTCCCCAACCTCGAATTAAAAACCGATTGCACAAGCGTCCCTTTATTCCAAGGTCAAGGCTGAGAACATGGCTCTGTTCTATTTAAATTTGGTGATGATATCATCGTTAGTTCCATTACattatcttcttttttcgttttaccTTTTTTATCGTTTCTTGCCATTGgtttaaaatacaagaaatatgCGCTTAAAATATGATCATGAAGTTTTTCTAAAATGAAAGCTCTGGGATTTGGtctcaaaaaactttttcgCATAGAAAACGACCTTAAAGGAAACAATCTGAAGATTGACGATCTTCATCCCAATTTAGTGAtgtgaagattttttaatttgtgtatatCCTTCGTCTTTTTTAAGGACGTTTTCCATTCATTTGCAAATTGATTGACCCATTGACGATTCTACAGCACGTATTTTCGAAATTGCTTCgtccattaaatttatttggtttttgagTAAGTTTCCTCTCTAATTTATCTAAAGTCTCACCGAGGAACATATAGTTCGAGCTGTGAAACAGGTCCATGAGCCACGCATATGTCatgaattatttttggaaaaaaatcagtATGTGAGCTGCTTTTACCAAATAAGGAGCTTCATCTGTTAAATAagaagggttttatttttttcgatatgtTCTCCAAAAAGGTTAACAGATTCGTCAAAAACTCGAGCGATTGTAGCGTGGTTTGTTTTCTGTAGCACAATAACATTggctaaatattttgttttgcttatatCCTCATCTTTATGTAAGATACCTACAACTACATTTGCAACAAAACGACCATCAATCTATATATCAATGGTTTCATCAatggaaaccaaaaaaaatatcttttactcGTAGATAAATTTTAATCGAAACGATTTAATGCCATTTCAAAGCAAATTTCTTAATATGAAAAACTATCTGATTCTTTTGCTTCTAaggctgtcaaaaaaaatatgcctTTGAATAGAAATCCGGGCCCTGCTTGTCAGTATTCCCTCCACGAGTCCAACTTCTGTCGCACTGTCAAATacaaagattcgttctttagccgtactacgcgaatgtggaatgtcttacCAAACTGACTTTCCCagttattgcaatattcaagaattcacaaccaatgtgcaccgacaacTCCTTTCAAACCCACTCTCACTTTCTTTGTGCTCAAAttgtgcatctgcataataatGATATTAATATCCCCATGAGTGTGcactcatacaaaaaaaaacacttataagATAACAACTTTGTCAATTGTACTGTAAAGAAAACGTCCTTAAGGaatttttttactcaaaatctTTAATCAAGATCGtgcatttaataaataaatcatagataTATTAGGTTCAGAtttaagttgaattaaaaacatgatccgctgacattttgacataagtagacttgacttcaTAATAagaaagatttttcttgactaacttttgcAATCATCTTTCttataaagttgccttaatggAATGCTGGCAGAACAGATAAcagaaacttgccttacgtTCAAGtccctttcaaaaaaatatttttgtaaccgATAGCGACTttcgacaaaaagaaaaagaaagaattggaatattatcataaaataacaaaaactgttattaaaaattgttcaatagaattaaattgagttgaatcacTTTATCCATGTGATGACATGGCCATCACTTCTAAATGTATGCCTCCcgtctttttttaaagtgataaaTCAGAATAAAGCGAAATTTCGAAGCATTTTTCGTTTAATGGTAATTTCAACCCTGGGTgctcattccgtaaaacgataatcatTAGACGATAGtgtttcgacgatagtctcacttcacgtaagacgataattgTAGCTAAGTAcgtatcgtctgctattaatttccattgataactaagcgaattgaaataaaaaagtttcggtgtagtttagttttgttacaaaatgtaaataaaaactcaaagaaaaatacaatgaattcggtaacgaagaaaattaagagatgaatgggaccttctatctattctaacccatatgtaagcattttttatatacgatccgcagtggccagatttttgtatttaaaaattggtacaactgaaagaagatctgtcaaaataataataaaaaacttcaaaaagggggtttgttcgtagactactacattaacatttgAGGACGTattcacataagatccatttgaggctcgaataaatgtcaaaaacctatccatagtgagattctactctaacttttatcggtgttattctcactcacagatattgtttttgttattcgtataaaatcctactttactatggatagatttcccaaaaaaacacgggttgattaacattaaaatttgtaatttaaattataatttgttctaactgccattttcaaaatatgtactgCCCTAAAGTATGCACTTGATTTGTTGTTCAACGCATGCTACACACACATTTATGCTAATATACATACGTCTCTAAATACGTCAAAAGAAATGGCGTTTTTGAATCAAATGCTGGTTGAACTCGTAGCGAGTTCGGTATCTACCTAGTTCATGCGTGTTTGGGTTCGTATCCCAGCACATGCATGAACATTTTTCGatttaaactataaataaagCCTCCCTCTTTGGCCTATCTAAATCGTACATCTGATTTAGAGTGGAATGCTTCTATAGGGAGGTAGAATAAAGGAGAGATGGTTTTAAGCCTTCGGTGCTCAGATGTAATCCACTCTGAGACTTCGTCATCCTCATTACCaagctacaattttttttaaatttttgttaaataattaagaacaaattatacaacaagtaagaaagaaaatgtatcttcaaaaaaaaaaatggaaaagtacCATCTAATTGGttccctttttttaatattcaatagCATTATTAAAGACATCCCTAAgccaagtttttcatttttagagttgggttttgtttttaaatattacatgtttttaaatataatattaaaaaaaattagaatacgAATACATTCgttattgtattgtttttctattgtgttattattattttagcaGCATTTGTATAACTAATGATTATCACTGTTTTAGTAACAAAAAAAGTTTGCTTTTGTATTGTATATAagtactagctgacccgacaaacgttgttttgtcatataaataatttctagagaatattttgcttgaAATAATATAGAGCACTGTatacggtgacaaaatattaatataacaaatcacaaaaccatttttttaaatttattataattatttttttaacttttatacataTCGCTAATTATGACAATACTACCAAAAATACAATATCACTTCCTAAATGCAACcgagtgtacaatattttttgtgatcccatctttccccaataaaaacaaactgtaTGGTTTGTCCATTCAAGAAACGTGTGGAAAACATGAAATGCTTAAATCTAAGCCGCAGATAGAtatcgtttggccttgagacttattgatagtcattgcaaatgccaatctaattaaaaattgaaggcgtttgaattgCATTGGCACATTTGTGGGTATAATAAGGATTCGGggcaataatatatttattttcacctcggaattttatagcttcgataacatttttcattaactttttaattactAATTGCGTGCTGTTGCAGAAACGTAGTGGGTTCTAATTACGAAGAAgattaccggagatccaacctttagttgtaaattatgcggttGAATATTGTATattaatagatttgtatgacaccaaatCTCCTGATAACTAATGTTGCATCTTGAGATTCAATTCGTTGAAATCCGGGAAGTCTTTGcctgaaatcacctgaaaggagTAACAAATTGCtgccaaatagtctgtcgttgttttttatatctttcaatgtcctgttcaacgcctcaaCCGAATatttgtgtgccatagtgcattcatcccagatgataattttacactgtttcagcactcAGCACTGTGCCTATGGACACttgattttttatattgcacaccgcgtctgggttattttgaatattttgtggcAGCTTAAATACTAAATGAGCTGTTCTACTTCCATCTCAATCTTAGAAGATGTAACAGACAATGCGGTACCATTATTTtatcgtattttagcaagaattagtgAAATAAGGAATTTTTTGGGAGGCCCACCTggtgcatacaaaaaaaagaatccatctTGTCCTGATGCAGTCATAAATTTGtcctttgttcttcattcattagtttagtgggacattgcgagcgacaatcgctgccatttctacagtattgtattgtagtccTCGATCAAATTcactgagtggtaagttggcaatgataatgcaaagatcctcaatagcaatcaatgcttcattgtacatagcgtcactgaatactatcgtaaggtcgttgcaccgtgtacgatgttgatgcaattaaaccatatcacttaggaatataaaaaatagataaaaccTATTCTCATACCTACCGaatgtaaatgaaaaatttcataGAAATTCGTttagccgtttcggaggagtatggcaactaagaCTGTGACATGGCAATTTTATATATcagaataaaattattgatgatcaaaaataagttccaaacaataataaatctGTAGAAATTACttctaaatcaaatatttttaaacaaaacaaattataatatttgtaaaacTGAGCTATCCAACTCTTATATACATTTAAAACCAATCATAACCCAAAAATATTGAAGAGTATGCTTAACTATATTTACTATGCCTTTCTTTCAGAGTTAAAAATAGTGGAACACCAGGTGATTTACAAATTTTCCATTGTACCTCAAGTACTTACAAACCGTTCCGTTTCGAGTCATTAGCTGATAAGATGAATATGTATATGCACAAGTATCCATTAAAATCTGCTGTTTGGTaagttgtttcattttattctaaagcaaacaatttcattaaaatgtgtgttttttttaattataaaggtATCCCAATTTAAAGCTTGTGAAAAGCCTCTTCCTCTTCAGGATAGCTgctatatttttccattttttgccCGGATATATTTTGGATTTCGTTACAAAACTTGGTGGCGGAAGACCTATGTATACAATCAAATTTCCATTCATTGATTCAATAAATGTCATattgttaaatttgatttttctacagATTAGTTCGACTTCACACAAATGTTTGGAATTCGCTCAACACCCTGGAACGTTTTATTTTCACCGAATGGCATTATGACAACAAGAAAACATTACAATTAGCCAAAGGTCTTGATCCTAAGGACCAAGAAGTATTCTTTATTGACATTGGCGAGCTTAAATGGGAAGACTACTTCCACAATATGCTCTTGGGTGTTCGTCAATATTTGAACAAAGAATCTCCAAAGAATCTTGAAGCTGCCCGAAAGAAGGAAAAGATGTATAAGTtgacaaactaaaatatttttcaatgtttaatatacatttattttcagtttgttGGGTCTTCATGTGCTCTTGCAGTGTTTATTCTATTTAGGAGTTTGGAAGCTAATAGGATTTGCATTTGGACTGTCCAATGCTAAGGCCGCCCTCTTACTCCCGGTTGTTTATGCCCTGTTTGGCATTTTGTAGATTACTTTTGTGAAGTATTCGAAAAAAATGGTGGTAAAGTTTcgtaaaaaagaagtaaaaataaaacaactacaTAGTTAACTTTggataatatttattaaatatgatgTACTCGTATAATTTAAGCGGTTTGGAATGCAAAATAATTGTAGTTTTTTAACATccaataaaacttattaaaactaaatatgtTTTGAATATATTGTCCTTTAAAGAACTTTCTGTAAAAACGCACATGCTCCGTATACTCTCCTAGTCAACTGAAATGAATggagaaaaatatattataatattttaatgtgCAAAAAGTGTTTGCAACAAAATGTTTCTTGGATGTTTGACATGATTGATTAACAGGAGAAAGGACGAAGAAGTTAAATAGgagaatttaatacttttgttggaaataataattgcaaacaaaatattttaagaaccatACCTCTGTAAAAGTTGCTAATGATAACTTGTATAATCCACCAGCTGAAAATCCCATATTACACTGCGATATCGTTAAAAAGATCATAATTGTTCGTTTGTCTTCTGGTTTCTCAATTTTATACCATTTGCTTGAGTAAATCGCATTACTGGCCTCAATGCACTTAAAGATATACAAATATggaagattttttttacatagaACTAATAAATGCCTACCTTGTTGGAcacaatttctccaagaaaacAATACATGAACAAGTGATAAGCACATGCTGCCATCATAAAAGGAGCTCCACTTATTGTAccctaaattatttataaattgaaatattatatttcgTATTCGCAATAAATAAACTCATACTCCTTatacaaagaaaattattgtGCTTTGCATGTTATGTATCACAATCATGGTTTTTGTTACTACATAGTTAACTatgaatttgatttgtttttttttctttcattctatcgattttattttaaagagaaaaatttcaaaaacaaattagcgagttttttttaaattataaaatttttgagtatatgcatatttttatagtaaaattgCAATCTAAACCTAAgaacattttcatatttttattattatattacactaatcaattattcaaaacaatactttttattctGAATTCAAATCTCGTCTCTAAATTTTTCTATGACATCTGGTGATACGTCGCCTTTTTAACTGAATATAAGTAAAGTAAGTTTAAAGTCGAATTTGAGTTAAGACTATTAAACCGATTGAAAAGTGCCATTTGATTACCAGGAACAAAACCTTATGCTATcagaaattgtattaaaatgtaatttgtaAGTAAATTGGCAAGACTTTTCATTTTGTCATCTATGTATATTAGAGgcgaatatttatttttaatattgcaaGTTGATTATGAAATTAACAgtctattataatttttgttgtcaattttaaatataaatgcattagaaaatagattttcaaatcaaaatatatagGCGTAAAATTTTTAACAGAAGAAATCT
This window of the Eupeodes corollae chromosome 3, idEupCoro1.1, whole genome shotgun sequence genome carries:
- the LOC129949814 gene encoding putative fatty acyl-CoA reductase CG8306, with the translated sequence MPELTSPITSFYAGRNVFITGATGFVGVCLIEKILRDLPNIGKLYLLMRPKKGKSIEQRLKDLEKNSVFDKLNEGDASSLFSKLVPISGDVGEENLGISKEDQELLAQNVSVVFHSAATLDFFQSLKETTNINLLGTRRVMELCKKLPKLEALVHVSSAFVNSFLLDTEEILYPAPDDPEKIIHLAQTLSDEALKELEPKLLKDHPNTYTFTKHLAEHEVDKSAKSFPCGIVRPSMITAAWKQPVPGWTISKNGPQGFFMGASKGVIRRLPLDPSLIMDYIPVDVVVNQILVTGYYVNSLKVKNSGTPGDLQIFHCTSSTYKPFRFESLADKMNMYMHKYPLKSAVWYPNLKLVKSLFLFRIAAIFFHFLPGYILDFVTKLGGGRPILVRLHTNVWNSLNTLERFIFTEWHYDNKKTLQLAKGLDPKDQEVFFIDIGELKWEDYFHNMLLGVRQYLNKESPKNLEAARKKEKILLGLHVLLQCLFYLGVWKLIGFAFGLSNAKAALLLPVVYALFGIL